Proteins from one Hydrogenivirga caldilitoris genomic window:
- a CDS encoding biotin--[acetyl-CoA-carboxylase] ligase, with amino-acid sequence MFPYLVWLRETDSTQRRLKEGNYPCGTVFVADRQKEGKGRKGRRWESQEGGLYFSFVLCEEDFRDYAQLPLIVGFSVSEYLDSLGIRTAIKWPNDVYSRGRKISGVLVEKSSNKIVVGIGLNVNQDSFPKELENSAISMKLASGKEYDRKRVLTSLLDFLSKNLNDYREKGFTAFKERIEDKLLFKEEEVVILGEEPVVGILVGIDDNGHLLLQTSEGLKSIAAGDLSLRLYR; translated from the coding sequence ATGTTTCCATACCTTGTATGGCTAAGAGAAACCGACTCAACCCAAAGGAGATTGAAAGAGGGAAATTATCCCTGTGGCACAGTCTTTGTGGCTGATAGGCAAAAAGAGGGAAAAGGGAGAAAAGGAAGGAGGTGGGAGTCCCAGGAGGGAGGCTTATACTTTAGTTTCGTCCTTTGTGAAGAGGATTTTAGAGACTACGCCCAGCTCCCTCTGATAGTAGGTTTTTCCGTTTCTGAATACCTTGACAGCCTTGGAATAAGGACTGCTATAAAGTGGCCAAACGACGTATACTCAAGGGGAAGGAAGATATCTGGTGTCCTCGTAGAGAAAAGCTCCAACAAGATAGTGGTGGGCATAGGCTTGAATGTAAACCAGGATAGCTTCCCAAAGGAGCTTGAAAACAGCGCTATATCCATGAAACTTGCAAGCGGTAAGGAATACGACAGGAAGAGGGTTTTGACCAGCCTGCTGGACTTCCTCTCTAAAAATCTGAATGACTACAGAGAAAAGGGATTCACCGCCTTTAAGGAAAGGATAGAGGATAAACTCCTCTTCAAAGAGGAGGAGGTAGTGATACTCGGTGAGGAGCCTGTGGTCGGTATACTCGTGGGTATTGATGACAATGGTCATTTGCTCCTTCAAACCTCAGAGGGGCTTAAAAGTATCGCAGCAGGAGACCTGAGCCTCAGGCTCTACAGGTGA
- a CDS encoding bacteriohemerythrin produces MLIRPNEIQKVANMFFNAVHEDEIELINQLYDALKANDIEKADKLLDELIVDVEDHFSTEEAMMKEADFFGYPMHKADHDNMRKELSKVHQEWKERKEPKRVTDFLENKLVPWLKLHVAQWDSVTAMHIGD; encoded by the coding sequence ATGCTGATAAGACCCAACGAGATTCAAAAGGTGGCAAACATGTTCTTCAACGCCGTGCATGAAGATGAGATAGAGCTGATAAACCAGCTCTACGACGCCTTGAAGGCTAACGATATTGAAAAGGCAGACAAGCTCTTAGATGAGCTCATTGTGGACGTTGAAGACCACTTCTCAACGGAAGAGGCAATGATGAAAGAGGCGGACTTCTTTGGTTACCCGATGCACAAAGCAGACCACGATAATATGAGAAAGGAGCTTAGCAAGGTCCATCAGGAGTGGAAGGAGAGGAAAGAGCCTAAGAGAGTTACAGATTTCCTTGAGAACAAGCTTGTTCCCTGGCTAAAACTTCATGTAGCCCAGTGGGATTCGGTAACGGCGATGCATATAGGAGATTAA
- the rsmG gene encoding 16S rRNA (guanine(527)-N(7))-methyltransferase RsmG, with product MSELIGSIFSEAGFKLSPEDVEKFGVYLVELKKWNRVHNLTSLKRDEDIIRKHFLDSLSLVNCFREVNVDWKGKSIADVGSGAGFPGVPLKIYLKDVNLFLIESVSKKCSFLEYLKVRLELDWTVLCQRAEEVDTKFDIVVSRAMGEFEEVYRILERLARDYVFVMKGKELKSEWIQELKYNACKAEIKGLPPSYILWKKLN from the coding sequence GTGAGTGAGCTTATTGGGAGCATTTTCTCGGAGGCGGGTTTCAAGCTTTCCCCGGAGGACGTAGAAAAGTTTGGTGTATACCTCGTGGAGTTGAAGAAGTGGAACAGGGTTCACAATCTTACCTCCCTTAAAAGGGACGAGGACATAATCAGAAAGCACTTCCTTGACTCCCTTTCTCTTGTAAATTGCTTTCGTGAGGTTAATGTTGATTGGAAGGGAAAGAGCATCGCAGATGTCGGGAGCGGTGCGGGTTTTCCCGGCGTTCCCCTCAAGATATATTTGAAAGACGTAAACCTATTCCTTATAGAATCCGTTTCCAAGAAATGTAGCTTCCTTGAGTATCTTAAGGTGAGACTTGAGCTTGACTGGACCGTCCTGTGTCAGCGGGCTGAGGAGGTGGATACGAAATTTGACATAGTTGTTTCAAGAGCTATGGGCGAGTTTGAGGAAGTTTACAGGATACTTGAGAGGCTGGCAAGAGATTACGTTTTTGTAATGAAGGGGAAAGAACTCAAGAGCGAGTGGATACAGGAGCTTAAATATAACGCCTGTAAAGCTGAAATTAAGGGGCTTCCCCCTTCTTACATACTCTGGAAGAAGCTCAATTAA
- the pyrF gene encoding orotidine-5'-phosphate decarboxylase → MPKLCVALDLDREEAYRLIESLSGYPLVFKIGPKLFLEAGREVIEVVKGYGREVFLDMKFHDIPNTVKLAVEEAEKLGVDYLTLHTLGGREMLESAVSARRKTNLLGVTILTSQGEEYLDFIKTRFPSVKELALYLADIAKDVGLDGVVCSAQEVYEIKRRTGLLTVVPGIRVSGDYGDQKRVFTPNKAVSEGADIIVMGRDIYRSADPGKVVERVLESLGE, encoded by the coding sequence ATGCCTAAGTTATGTGTAGCTTTAGACCTTGACAGGGAGGAGGCTTACAGACTGATTGAGAGCCTATCGGGGTATCCTCTGGTTTTTAAGATTGGACCCAAGTTGTTTTTGGAGGCTGGGAGAGAGGTGATAGAGGTCGTGAAGGGCTATGGGAGGGAGGTGTTCCTGGACATGAAATTCCACGACATACCTAACACCGTTAAACTTGCCGTTGAGGAGGCGGAAAAGCTCGGAGTAGACTACCTTACGCTCCACACCCTCGGCGGTAGAGAGATGCTGGAGAGTGCTGTAAGCGCCAGGAGGAAGACCAATCTCCTGGGTGTAACTATACTTACCAGCCAGGGTGAGGAGTACCTTGATTTTATAAAGACCCGCTTTCCCAGCGTTAAGGAGCTTGCCCTTTACCTGGCAGATATCGCGAAGGACGTAGGTTTGGATGGTGTTGTTTGCTCGGCTCAGGAAGTTTACGAGATAAAGAGAAGAACAGGATTGCTCACCGTGGTTCCGGGGATAAGGGTTTCTGGAGATTACGGGGACCAGAAGAGGGTGTTCACACCTAACAAAGCCGTCAGCGAGGGTGCAGACATAATAGTTATGGGTAGGGATATTTACAGGAGCGCTGACCCAGGAAAGGTCGTAGAAAGGGTGCTGGAGAGCTTGGGTGAGTGA
- a CDS encoding 3'-5' exonuclease, giving the protein MSFQLRIKRKCLLRKYGSNPAFKRFFSDVNLNQKVMDTTFVVFDTETTGLDPKRAELVSIGAVRIEGMSLNLSSSFHEFVKPDELSRSSVEVHGITSLELESRAKPLREVLELFLTYVKGSVIVGFNVEFDKRMVEKYTYSLFGIPLSNYRLDVFHLWKRRGGAGKSLKEIAQELDIPAVGAHSALDDAYMTALIFLKLAYKLRGEPISSLPLML; this is encoded by the coding sequence ATGAGCTTTCAACTTAGGATAAAGAGAAAGTGTCTCCTGAGGAAGTACGGGAGCAATCCTGCTTTCAAAAGGTTCTTCTCCGATGTAAACCTGAACCAGAAGGTCATGGATACAACCTTTGTTGTCTTTGATACGGAAACTACGGGTCTTGACCCGAAGAGGGCAGAACTCGTTTCTATAGGGGCTGTGAGGATAGAAGGTATGTCTCTTAACCTCTCCAGCAGTTTTCATGAATTCGTAAAACCTGATGAGCTTTCAAGAAGTTCTGTGGAGGTGCACGGGATAACCTCTTTGGAACTTGAAAGCAGGGCGAAACCCTTGAGAGAGGTATTGGAGTTATTCCTCACCTACGTAAAGGGAAGTGTGATTGTAGGTTTTAACGTTGAATTTGACAAGAGGATGGTAGAGAAATACACCTATTCTCTCTTTGGCATTCCCCTTTCAAACTACAGGCTTGACGTTTTTCATCTCTGGAAGAGGAGAGGTGGAGCGGGTAAAAGTCTAAAAGAGATAGCCCAGGAGCTTGATATCCCTGCGGTAGGAGCTCACTCAGCCCTTGATGACGCTTACATGACCGCCCTTATCTTTTTGAAGCTCGCTTACAAACTCAGGGGAGAACCCATCTCTTCGCTACCTCTCATGCTTTAA